Part of the Flavobacteriales bacterium genome, TATGGTAGATATTCAAGGGGCATGTATTCATCAATCAGAAATAACTGTAAAATTTCAATTAGATCCAACGAAGGACAAAACCAACACGATTTCTCATTTAATTCATGTAGAGCAAAAAAAGGAATTCTATTGGGCAGAAAAAGGACCCATGGGAATTTGTGACAATCATCATTTTATTATTGAGGAAATAGATGAAAAAAGCGCTCGTTTTATCCAAAAAGATGAGTTGACTAAAGGAGCCACTTGGTTGCTAGGAGGATATCTCTCGAAAATATACCTTAAAGGCTATAGAGCTTTTAATAAAAGTCTTAAAAAGGAAGTGGAACGTAGGTTTCAATAATTCTTTCGGGAATTAATTCTCTGTATAATTGAGTAGCTTAGCAGGTATCATTTTTATAATAAGCACAAATGAAAAATATCATCCATATTAACACCATTTCAGAATTGCACAAATTCCTTGGTCTTGATGAACCAAAACATCCTTTGATTTCTATATTCCCCTATAATAATGAAAATGCAAAGGCTACTCAAGAAAATTTTAAATATTCATTTAACTTTTATCAAATTAGTATAAAAGGAAATTGCCCGCTTCTTATAACAAAATACGGAAGAAGCACCTACGATTTTCAAGAATGCTCAATGATTTTTACCGCACCCAATCAAGTCTTAGAATACCATACGGATTATACCACTACGGATGGCGATTGCTGGACACTCGTCTTTCATTCAGACTTGATTAGAAAGTCCGTTTTGAGCAACCTAATAGACCAATATTCATTCTTTTCATATCAATCCAACGAAGCATTGCATTTGTCACAAGAAGAAAGAACGACTATTTCTGGAATAAAAAATAAAATCATCAAAGAATATGAGAATAATTTAGATCCTCATAGTCATAATTTAATTATTTCCAATCTACAATTATTACTGAACTATTGTTTACGGTACTATGATAGACAATTTTATACAAGAACCACATTCAACAAAGATATCGTTACAGATTTTGAACAAGTGTTAAAAGAGTATTATTCTACAGACCAACAGATTACTCGTGGGCTTCCTTCTGTAAAATATTGTGCAGATTCTCTTCATGTTTCCCCAAGATATCTAAGTGATTTACTAAAAAAAGAGTCTGGTAAAAGTACCCAAGACCATATCCATGATTTTATTATCGAAAAGGCAAAAAATCGTTTATTAAACAGCAACGAAACCGCCAGTGAAATAGCTTTTGGATTAGGGTTTGAATATTCTCAATACTTTAGCAAAATTTTTAAGAAAAAAACCACAATGAGTCCTAAGCAATATAGGAATACCATGAGTTAAAAATCCTCCCCAAATTAATATTAGGAAGGTATTTTTTTAAAAATAATGTAGACTAAAATGAATAACTCATTCCAAATGAACCCCCAAAAGTGGTAAGAATCTGATCTATACGTCTAAATTTGGCTTCAAATTTCCAATTTCTAAAACGATAGTTCCCTCGGAAATAATAAAACATTCCGCTTTTATAATAACCAATTACCCTTCCCATAGGAAAAACATCAGGTTCATAAGAATAAAAAGCTCCCGAATCTTGATGAAAAAACCCGAAACCAAACCCAAGTTCACAATTCTCAAATTGTTGTTTTAAATGACTAAATAATGCAAAACCATGCTCCCTTCCTATTTTTGACTGCAACTCAAAATCAAAACTAGTAGAGGCTCGTATATCCAATTCAAAACGAGATTTTAACACTGCCAAATCATTTGAATGGGTTGTTTTCTGAAACAATAAACGGTTTCTCAATCGATACTTCCTGCTCAAACGCAAATTAATATCTAACTGAGATCGGTTCTTTTTTTCCTTGGTTATACTATTTTGTGAACGAATAAAAGCGTATTGAACTTCATATTTTTTTCTTTTCTTGGATATTTTCCCAAAAAATAAATCCTCAGAATCTGCATAGAGATCTTGATAATTCGAAAAAATCGCCTGCTGATTTCCTTCTTTTAAAGTTCCTACTTTCATAAACCAACGATTTCCCATGGCATATTGAATTTCTCCATAAAAATCAAAAAAATGATAATTGTGGGATTGAATTTCTGCACAGAACGTCCATTTTGAAGATCGATATTCCACAGATTGATAATGCGATTGTAAAAAATCCTGAGATGCCAACTCTAATAATGAATCAGAATAATGGTGAGAATGGAACAGATGCTGAAAACTCCAAGCGCCATTTTCATACCTCAATCCAATTCCTCCAGATTTTTGTAAAAGATTTTTCCGAAATTTTAGATCATTTTTACTCGAATGTATCCCTGTATTTCGCAAGGTATTTCCTTCTGATTTTATGGTCATATCCCGGTGTTTATAAGACCCAAAAATGAGTAGTTCTAAATGTGGTTTCAAACGGGTACTAAAACCCACACCTGTGAAATAAGAATACTCCAAACTTCCTGTGTGTTTTCTTAAAATACTTGAATTATATTGATCACTTGATATATTCCCAACCAAAAATCCTTGTCTAATTCCGAGAACTTTTCCAAAATTTATTTGATAATTTCCTATCATAATTTGTGAACTTTTTGAATATTTGGAAAATGAAAAATTAACAAAATCTACAATATTCTCCTCCGTTGGATCTTTTTCTACTAAAATTGAAAAACTCCAATTATCCTTAGA contains:
- a CDS encoding helix-turn-helix transcriptional regulator, whose product is MKNIIHINTISELHKFLGLDEPKHPLISIFPYNNENAKATQENFKYSFNFYQISIKGNCPLLITKYGRSTYDFQECSMIFTAPNQVLEYHTDYTTTDGDCWTLVFHSDLIRKSVLSNLIDQYSFFSYQSNEALHLSQEERTTISGIKNKIIKEYENNLDPHSHNLIISNLQLLLNYCLRYYDRQFYTRTTFNKDIVTDFEQVLKEYYSTDQQITRGLPSVKYCADSLHVSPRYLSDLLKKESGKSTQDHIHDFIIEKAKNRLLNSNETASEIAFGLGFEYSQYFSKIFKKKTTMSPKQYRNTMS